In Dermacentor andersoni chromosome 4, qqDerAnde1_hic_scaffold, whole genome shotgun sequence, the following proteins share a genomic window:
- the LOC140212802 gene encoding uncharacterized protein, with the protein MYLFQRHFGLVRSFEGDESHPTVVNFTQIFRLLSLYTPIKTALRGSVQGVPGNVLVGVQDALRRTREFYRAKHASLRERIEEKLLEMTTETARNPGEQDDDHSYFKGEVDDAIVYYLSGYVVHKFEKHTSCLLGLEDISSPVPVVCRDAYLTAYRSFKEGCMKHPTAKLLSVMKLVNDVVSVTLDEAGACENIFWKVLEQLDKCSLARLGCADHMPAFTCQILNFVIVTRMHFFSKDFIHRLQSKEKVAIANKKARLL; encoded by the coding sequence ATGTATCTTTTCCAGCGCCACTTCGGACTTGTCCGTTCCTTCGAAGGGGATGAATCTCACCCTACTGTGGTCAATTTCACCCAAATATTCCGCCTTCTGAGTTTGTACACACCGATAAAAACTGCTTTGCGTGGGAGTGTGCAAGGTGTGCCAGGGAATGTGCTTGTCGGTGTACAGGACGCACTGAGGAGGACGAGAGAGTTTTACCGCGCCAAACATGCATCCTTGCGTGAACGCATAGAGGAAAAGCTACTGGAGATGACGACAGAAACAGCCAGGAACCCTGGAGAGCAGGACGACGATCACTCCTACTTCAAAGGGGAAGTGGACGATGCTATTGTCTACTACTTGAGTGGATATGTTGTGCACAAATTTGAAAAGCACACATCATGCCTTCTGGGCTTAGAAGACATAAGCAGTCCAGTGCCCGTTGTTTGCCGTGATGCATATCTTACGGCTTATAGAAGTTTCAAGGAAGGCTGCATGAAACATCCTACAGCTAAGTTGTTGAGTGTGATGAAACTTGTCAATGATGTAGTTTCTGTCACATTAGATGAGGCTGGTGCCTGCGAAAACATTTTCTGGAAGGTACTAGAACAGCTCGATAAGTGCAGCCTTGCTCGCTTGGGCTGTGCAGATCACATGCCAGCATTCACATGCCAGATATTGAACTTTGTCATTGTGACAAGGATGCACTTTTTCTCCAAAGATTTTATCCATCGGTTACAAAGCAAGGAAAAGGTGGCTATAGCAAACAAAAAAGCGCGTCTCTTGTAA